A window of Nonomuraea angiospora genomic DNA:
CGAGCAGCGTGTCCAGGCTGTGGGAGGGCAGCCGCGGATACAGGTGACGGGCCAGCCGTACCGTGTCGAGCAGGGGGACGGCGGCCAGCCGCGGGCACCACGACCGCAGCCCGGCGATCAGGGCCGCCTCGGTCGCGGCGTGATGGGCGACGAGCCGGTACGGCGGCTCCGTCAGGCGCTCGTCGAGAGCGGCGATGACCTGCCCGGCCGGCGGGGCGGTGGCGAGCATCGCGTCGGTGATGCCGGTCTGCCGCACGTCCCACGGGGTGACGGACACGCCCGCCGGCGGTGCCATCAGCGACTCGAACCGCCACACCTCGGCCAGGTCGCCGCCGCTCGCCTTGACGGCGCACGCGCCCACCTCGACCGGCACCAGGGGACGGCCCTGCGGCGTCAGGCCCTCGAAGTCGATGACGACCAGGGTGTGGCGGGTGAAGACGGCGTCGCCGTACAAGGCGATCCGTGCCGCGGGCGCATCCACGCGGTGACGGTACCCCGTCGCCCGTCCGGGACACCGCGCTCAGGAGGTCGCGGGCTCAGAAGGTGAGGAGGGAGTGGCAGTGATGTGCCACGAACGCGGCCAGACCGGGCACCAGCGCCACCGCCGCGGGCCCGCTCAGCAGCAGGGCCACGCTCGCCACCCCGGTCAGGCGCTCCACGCGCCGGAGCGGGGAGGCGGGGTTGAGCATGCGGCGTACGCGCAGGAGCGCGGTGTCGCCGCCGGCGCCGAGCGCGAACGCGGGCGCCCGCCCGGTGGCCAGGCCGACGAGCGCGGCGGCGATCTGCACCCGGGGATGGCGCCGCGCCGCGACATCGTCGGCCAGCAGCTCGATCAGCCGGGCGATCTCCGCCCTGGCCGCCCCGAACACGGGCACCTTCGGAAACGCCCTGGCCAGCGTGTGGGCCGCGGCGAGCGCCAGGTGATGTCTGCCGCGCAGGTGGGCGCGCTCGTGCGCCAGGACGGCGGCGACCTGCTCGGGAGTGAGGCTGCGCAGGGCGCCGGTGGTGATGACGGTCTGGGCGCGCCTGCCCGGCAGGCAGTAGGCCAGCCGCTCGTCGTGGTCGAGCACGATCGCGTCGAGGTCGCGGTCGCGCCGGCCGAGCAGGCCGAGCATCTCCGCGTGCGTGCGCCGTTCCCTGCTCGTCCTGGCCAGGACGGCCGCGCCGCACGAGAGCAGGCGCGCCAGCACCGCGCCCGCGGCCAGCAGCGCGCCCGCGCCGGCCACGGTCAGGCCCTGGCCGTCCGACAACATCGCCGCGCAGATCTCGAACAGCCCGGCCAGCCCGTGGCCCACGACGTCGGCGGGCACGGCGAAGGCGAACGCGGCCAGGACGGCGGAGGCGACCACGGAGGCGCCGGCCGCCTGCCACATCGCGATCGCCAGCCGGGGCGCCCGGTCGGCCCAGCGCGCGGTCCGCATCAGCCGCGGCAGCCAGATCGCGGCGGCCACCGTGTAGAGCGCCAGGACGGCGGCTGCGATCACGCCTGCCCGCCCTTGGGCGGGAACACCTGCAGGGCCGCCTCCAGGGCGGTCGCCTCCTCGGGGGTGAGGCGTTCGAGGAAGTGCACCAGCGTGGCGGCCTGGTTGCCGCTGCCGGCCAGCGCGGCCCGCATCAGGTCGGCCGTGTAGGCCTCCTTGGAGGCGACCGGCTCGTAGATGTAGGCGCGGCGGACGGGCTCGCGTTTGAGCAGGCCCTTGGTGTGCAGCTTGT
This region includes:
- a CDS encoding 3'-5' exonuclease gives rise to the protein MDAPAARIALYGDAVFTRHTLVVIDFEGLTPQGRPLVPVEVGACAVKASGGDLAEVWRFESLMAPPAGVSVTPWDVRQTGITDAMLATAPPAGQVIAALDERLTEPPYRLVAHHAATEAALIAGLRSWCPRLAAVPLLDTVRLARHLYPRLPSHSLDTLLAHLGIPRPAGRHRALPDAEVTALLLRRLLAEGGRTRWRSLYDLDAVGGLAPKRPPHRPSEQPGLF
- a CDS encoding M56 family metallopeptidase yields the protein MIAAAVLALYTVAAAIWLPRLMRTARWADRAPRLAIAMWQAAGASVVASAVLAAFAFAVPADVVGHGLAGLFEICAAMLSDGQGLTVAGAGALLAAGAVLARLLSCGAAVLARTSRERRTHAEMLGLLGRRDRDLDAIVLDHDERLAYCLPGRRAQTVITTGALRSLTPEQVAAVLAHERAHLRGRHHLALAAAHTLARAFPKVPVFGAARAEIARLIELLADDVAARRHPRVQIAAALVGLATGRAPAFALGAGGDTALLRVRRMLNPASPLRRVERLTGVASVALLLSGPAAVALVPGLAAFVAHHCHSLLTF
- a CDS encoding BlaI/MecI/CopY family transcriptional regulator — its product is MMRGLGELESTIMERMWARRQPASVRDVLEELQQERTIAYTTVMTVMDKLHTKGLLKREPVRRAYIYEPVASKEAYTADLMRAALAGSGNQAATLVHFLERLTPEEATALEAALQVFPPKGGQA